aataatacaaatagaGTCAAATCTGACACTAAGTAGGATTAAACAAATGCTAGATTAGAGCAAAAACAGtcctaaaaatagaaataatcacGATAACAACCATCATttgttagaaaaacaaaaaacaaagtgtCCTACAGTCAGGCGTAACAATACATGCTATGCCACAATTGGCTGCAAGTTAACCATGTGGGACTGCTGGAATGACTGGAGAAGGtgaaaaaataaagaaacacAGAAAAAGGATTTGTTTCCCTctgctcagtgtgtgtgtgtgtgtgtgtgtgtgtgtgtgtgtgtgtgtgtgtgtgttcatgcgcCAATGTCCAAATGTGCTAATAAATGGTGATAAGGGTTATCAGTGTTATAATCtcccacatttttttcacctccTAATGTCACTTGCCTCTGGGTCTTCCTGCTCTACTGCAACACCAACATCTGGACCCTGGCGGCGCAGTCCCTGATTGCGACCGCGAGGGTGGGTGTGGAACCCAGCCTTGCCGGCTTTGTCCCTGTCGCCGTGGCGTGCGTGGCGAGGGTGCTCAAGCTGTGGGTGGGATGGCGAGGGGCGGCGTTGCTCGGCAGCTGAGGGCGAGGGCGTCAGGGAGGAGCAGAGGCTGAGGCTGTCGCACAAAGCTCCCCAGTTCTGCTCACACTGAAGCCGGACACTACGCGTTAATGCCTCCTTCACTTCCTCTCCGCAACCCAGTAGAATATTCACCAGCTCCACATAAGGactaggtacacacacacacacacaccaccaatAAATTACACGATGTTTGGACAAATAAAGGTCAAATACTTTGAACAAGGAGGAATGGCAAAAGATAATTTAGAAAGGCCAGGCTTTATTTCAAACCACACTGTCCAATGCTTACCCTTTGGGAAAGAGATCTTGGAAATGGATCATCTCCACCATGACGGCCACATTCTCTTTAGCAGCTGAGCACAGATTGTGTTTAACATAACACTCCCTTTGCAGCTGGAACACCATCTCCTTAATGGAAACACACTTCCTACTAATGCAGCTAAACTTATGGCGAAGACCGTGGGCCATACATTTCAGAGCATCCTTGATGAAGGATTTCCCCTGGAAAAGAGGGGGAAAACCCACCACAAAGGCATGTCATTAATGGCGTACGCTCCATTTAAATTACAATGGGAGCCAAACATATCATTTTAGCCCCAAAATAGTGCTGACACTGCAATTCTTTGTCCACACAAACATTCACTCTGTGGTTGTTAAACAAATGC
The sequence above is drawn from the Syngnathus scovelli strain Florida chromosome 1, RoL_Ssco_1.2, whole genome shotgun sequence genome and encodes:
- the stc2a gene encoding stanniocalcin-2a, encoding MFLKVAVALLVLSVLEQVVGSDNIDIYDTPPEKPATPKGRLSLQNTAEIQHCLVGAGDVGCGVFECFENNSCEIRGLQEICMTFLHNAGKFDSQGKSFIKDALKCMAHGLRHKFSCISRKCVSIKEMVFQLQRECYVKHNLCSAAKENVAVMVEMIHFQDLFPKGPYVELVNILLGCGEEVKEALTRSVRLQCEQNWGALCDSLSLCSSLTPSPSAAEQRRPSPSHPQLEHPRHARHGDRDKAGKAGFHTHPRGRNQGLRRQGPDVGVAVEQEDPEASDIRR